The DNA region GCCGGATCCGACCGGGATCACGATGTGACCGGGCTCGGGCAGTTCCCCGGCCCGGACCTGTTCGGCCAATTCCAGTGCCGCTTCGACATATCCGAGCGAGCCCACCGGTGAGGACCCGCCCGGCGGCAGGTAGTACGGCGGCCGGAATCGGCTGAAGTTCCGGGCGAGCAGATAGGGCGCGCTCGCGATGGTGCGGGCCTTGGTGTGGGTGAAGTGTAGTTCCGCCCCCGAGGCCCGCAGTCGCGCCAGCTGCGCGCGCACGTGCTCGTCCTCGGGCTGATCCAGCAGTGCCAGTACGGTTTTCAGTCCGTATTCGCGCCCGTACAACGCGGTCGCGAGACCCCAGTTGGTGCCCAGTCCGCCCACGGTGACGATGGTGGTGCGGCGCAGTCGCAGGGCGTCGGGCAGCAGCCATTCCAGCTTGCGGACCTTGTTGCCGCCCCAGCCGCCGTCGCCGAAGACGCTGTCGTCCTTGAGCCAGATCTCGGCGCGACCGGAGTCGACGGCGTCGAGGGCGTCCAGTCGCCGCACCGGGGTGGGGCTGGTGCCGAGGCTCAGGTGCGGCAGGGTCCGCGCCAATACGGGGTGGAGGCGGTGCAGGTGCGGCGTCATCACACCAACCCTATCGACTGTCCAGTTACTCGACGAGTGTGGCGGGCAGCACAGGGGCGGCCCGTACCGGCTGCTAACTTCTGAAAAGCTCATTAGATACGGCAAGGAGAATCATGCCTGGTGTAACCGATCGCGTCATCATTGTCACCGGAGCCGGTGGCGGCCTGGGCCGCGAGTACGCGCTGCTGCTCGCTAGCGAGGGCGCTCTGGTCGTGGTCAACGACCTCGGCGGCGCGCGCGACGGCTCCGGCTCGGGCCACAATATGGCCGACGCTGTGGTCGAGGAGATCCGCGCGGCCGGCGGCACCGCTGTCGCCAACTACGACAGCGTCGCCACCGAAGAGGGCGCGAAGGCGCTCGTGCAGACCGCGATCGACAGCTTCGGCGCGGTACACGGCATCGTGAACAACGCGGGCATCCTGCGCGACATGAGCTTCGTGAAGATGACCCCCGAGGCGTTCGAGGCCGTGCAGCGCGTGCACCTGTTCGGATCCTTCTATGTCACCCACGCCGCCTGGCCGCACTTCCGCGAGCAGGGTTTCGGCCGCGTCGTGATGGCAACCTCCACCTCGGGTCTGTACGGCAACTTCGGTCAGGCCAACTACGGCGCCGCCAAGATGGGCCTGGTCGGCATGATGAACACCCTCGCGATCGAGGGCCGCAAGTACGACATCACCGTCAATGCGGTCGCGCCCATGGCGGCCACCCGCATGACCGCCGACATCGCCTCGGAGGCCATGCTCGAGAAGCTGCCTCCGGCCCAGGTCGCGCCCATCGTCGCGCACCTGATGGGGGAGGACTGCACCGATTCCGGCATGGTGCTGGTGGTCGGCGGCGGCTCGGTGCAACGCGCCCAGTTGTTCGCGAACAAGCCCGTCTTCTTCAGTGAGGTCCCGAGCGTGGATCAGGTGCGGGAGAATTGGACCCGTATTACTGATATGTCCGACGCTCAGCCCGGGGTGAACCCAGCGGGCTGAGCCTGCTCTGAGGAGCCTCGCCATGAGCGAGAACGCGTGGGACGCACTGGTTGTCGGAGCCGGAGCGGGCGGGCTGTGCGCGGCCGCCCGGCTCTCGCACCGGGGCTATCGGACCCTGGTGGCCGAACGTCTCGACCGAGTCGGCGGGCGGGCCTCCACCGCCGAACTCGACGGTTTCACCATCAATACCGGCGCTGTCGTCGTCGAGCTCGGCGGCATCACCGAACAGACCTTCGAGGAGGTCGGGGCGAAATTCGAAGTGCGCCCGGCGGATCCGCCGATTCTCTACCGGATCAACGGCCGCGACGTGGATGTCTCCAGCGGTGGCTGGGGACTGCTCATCTCCCAGCTCACCCGGCACGGGGCCCAATTGATCGGTGGCATCGGGGCCGCCCGCGCCGAGGGCGAATTACCCGATCGGGAACTGTCCACCGCGGACTGGGTGCGCCGGTACACCAAAAATAACGCGGTGCAAGGCATATTCCGCAACATGTGCGGCTCCATCTTCGCGGTCGGCTCCGAGGAGCTGCCCGCGCGGGTGTTCCTCACCTATTTCACCCGCAAGTCCGCGTTCAAGAAGTTCGGCTTCTGTCCCGAGGGCACCATCGGCATCTGGAAGGCCCTCGCCGAAGTCGTGGAACGCAATGGGGGAGAGGTCCGGCTCGGCAGCGAAGTACGGCGGCTGTATGTCGAGGGTGATCGCGTCACCGGCGCGCAGATCAGTCGTGACGGCGAAATCTCCGATGTTGCATGCGCTTTCGCGGTGAGTGATATCGGTCCGTCGGCGACCATGGATCTGATCGGCCCCGAGCACTTTCCGTCCGACTACATCGGCAGTGTGCTCCAGCGGGATCTGCCCTGCGCCATGATCTCGGTCAACTTCGCCAGTCGCGAACCGTTGATCACCGCGCCCGGGCTGCTCAGCTTCGCCCGCACCCGGCGGCTGTGCTACGTCGCCAATTTCACCGCGACCTGTCCGGAGATGGCGCCCGAGGGCTGGCATCTCTACGTCGGCACCGGCGTGCCCAAACCCTCGGTCGGCGACTTCGACTCCGAGGCCGAAACCGCACTGGTCCTGCAGGATCTGCGGGAGGAGATCCCGGGCTTCGAACAGGCCCGCATCCTGTCCATCGCGGTGACCCGCGACGACTGGCCGCCCCAGCGCGCCGTCGCCGGCTACGACCTGCCGCACGACACCCCGCTGGCGAACCTCTGGAATGTCGGCGACGCGGTCAAGGAGTACGCCAACGGCGGCATCACCGCCTGCATGGAGACGGCGAAGATCGTCGTGGAGGAGATAGTGGCCAGCGAGGTTGGTCGTCGCGCAACATGACAACTGATTTCGTGCCGATGGGGGTAACTCGTGGGGTACCCCAAAATCGGTTCGGCACCTGGCCGGCGGCACGCATACGCGACCGGTGGCGGCTCTCAGCTGGGCGCTGAAGTCTCGGGGAGGCGGGACCGCATCCCGGGCAGCCGATCCACCATGGCCACAACGTAATCCGCGAGAATCCCGATCAGCACCGGCCGCTCCACCTTCAGGCCGCCGTCCAGCCACACCAGGATCAGCTCGGCGGCCCCACCGGTGATCAGCTGCGCCAGTGCGGTCAGCGCGGTGTCCTCGCCCTCCGGGATGTCGAGCAGGACACGGGTCTGTTCGATGAGCAGCTCGGCCACCTTGCGCATGCCCTCGAACCGGCGGCGCATGAGCAGTTCGGAGCCGTAGGCCTGCGCGAAGGCGATATTGGCGCGCCGCGGATCGTCGGTGACGCCGATGATGAGCGCGGCGACGCCCGCGCGCAGCTTCTCCTCCGGCCCGCCCTCGGTCTCGGTCATGGCGGTGCGCGCCTGGTCGAGCGCCTCGTTCTGCACCTCGTCGAGTAGTTCGGTGGCCAGCGCGTCCAGGTCGGTGAAGGATTCGTAGAAGAATCGCGGCCCCACCTTGGCCAGTTCGCACACCCCGCGCACCGTGAGCGCGGCCAGCCCCTGCGTGCCGACGATGTCGAGAGCCGCGTCCAGCAGCCGCCGCCGGCGCTGCTCGCGGCGCTCGTCGGTGGTGGTGCCGCGATAGGTCCCGTTGGAAGCGCGCGTCACCCCCACAGCTTGGCACAGAAATTGGGAAACGACCGTTTACGGAAACAGGCGTTTCCGCTACCGTTGAGGTATGGCCGTGCGAAAAGCCGTGGTGAACCATCGAATTCAGGGCCGGGCCGCCGGGCTGCTCGGGAGATATCCCAGCGTGCCGCAGGCGCTCGCCACCCCGCCGCCCGGCAGCGGGCTGAAACCGGTGATGGGGGATTACGGCGCGCCCGGCATCGGGCATCTGCTCAGCACGCTCGCCGATCCGCTGAACTTCAGCCGCGACCGCATGCGCCGCTACGGCCCGGTGCAGTGGA from Nocardia tengchongensis includes:
- a CDS encoding 1-aminocyclopropane-1-carboxylate deaminase/D-cysteine desulfhydrase, whose product is MTPHLHRLHPVLARTLPHLSLGTSPTPVRRLDALDAVDSGRAEIWLKDDSVFGDGGWGGNKVRKLEWLLPDALRLRRTTIVTVGGLGTNWGLATALYGREYGLKTVLALLDQPEDEHVRAQLARLRASGAELHFTHTKARTIASAPYLLARNFSRFRPPYYLPPGGSSPVGSLGYVEAALELAEQVRAGELPEPGHIVIPVGSGGTAAGLSLGLRLAGLKTRVVGVVVNDTLRLDEPTLTTLAGRCAELLRSRGAAIPENISPTGNLDIVTEYLGPGYGYPMPEAATAQALSADREHMTLEPVYTAKAMAALLDMNAHGRFGDGPVVYLNTNGPR
- a CDS encoding SDR family oxidoreductase, whose amino-acid sequence is MPGVTDRVIIVTGAGGGLGREYALLLASEGALVVVNDLGGARDGSGSGHNMADAVVEEIRAAGGTAVANYDSVATEEGAKALVQTAIDSFGAVHGIVNNAGILRDMSFVKMTPEAFEAVQRVHLFGSFYVTHAAWPHFREQGFGRVVMATSTSGLYGNFGQANYGAAKMGLVGMMNTLAIEGRKYDITVNAVAPMAATRMTADIASEAMLEKLPPAQVAPIVAHLMGEDCTDSGMVLVVGGGSVQRAQLFANKPVFFSEVPSVDQVRENWTRITDMSDAQPGVNPAG
- a CDS encoding NAD(P)/FAD-dependent oxidoreductase, producing the protein MSENAWDALVVGAGAGGLCAAARLSHRGYRTLVAERLDRVGGRASTAELDGFTINTGAVVVELGGITEQTFEEVGAKFEVRPADPPILYRINGRDVDVSSGGWGLLISQLTRHGAQLIGGIGAARAEGELPDRELSTADWVRRYTKNNAVQGIFRNMCGSIFAVGSEELPARVFLTYFTRKSAFKKFGFCPEGTIGIWKALAEVVERNGGEVRLGSEVRRLYVEGDRVTGAQISRDGEISDVACAFAVSDIGPSATMDLIGPEHFPSDYIGSVLQRDLPCAMISVNFASREPLITAPGLLSFARTRRLCYVANFTATCPEMAPEGWHLYVGTGVPKPSVGDFDSEAETALVLQDLREEIPGFEQARILSIAVTRDDWPPQRAVAGYDLPHDTPLANLWNVGDAVKEYANGGITACMETAKIVVEEIVASEVGRRAT
- a CDS encoding TetR/AcrR family transcriptional regulator — encoded protein: MTRASNGTYRGTTTDERREQRRRRLLDAALDIVGTQGLAALTVRGVCELAKVGPRFFYESFTDLDALATELLDEVQNEALDQARTAMTETEGGPEEKLRAGVAALIIGVTDDPRRANIAFAQAYGSELLMRRRFEGMRKVAELLIEQTRVLLDIPEGEDTALTALAQLITGGAAELILVWLDGGLKVERPVLIGILADYVVAMVDRLPGMRSRLPETSAPS